The sequence below is a genomic window from Dermacentor andersoni chromosome 6, qqDerAnde1_hic_scaffold, whole genome shotgun sequence.
GTCATATGGAGGAGCTGTTCATTTCCCAATGTGGGACTTCCTTTTCCACCACTTGTTTCTTGTGCTGGACCACAACGTAATTCTCAAAGTAAAAACAGTTGCATTTCTTATTTGCGTGCAGGCTTCTCTGTGGTATGCCCAAGCatcgcttttctcccttgctgTTCGGAGTGGTGAGAATCCAAGTGTGGAGACGCGGGTTTGTTGTAGCTTGAACGCCTCTGTTGTGGTTCTGTCATGGTACCAGCATCCCTGGTTGCAGGCGCAGGTTTGTGCAGGTTTCTTTCAGCGCTGTCCTGTTGGCGATCACCGGACGTCCCAGAATTGTGTAATGCTGCAATAACTTCGTGGCGCCTGCTGTGAGGTATGGGGATGGCGTCAGGCACCACATCGTGGTGGCTTCCGTTGGGATCCCAAGGCATCTCTTGGGAGAAGGTCTGCCGGTTCCCAGGCCAGCACTGGCTGCAGTATGGCACCGAGAGAACCTGCGCAGGATTCACGCATGCCAATTTTGCTCAAGCAGCAAAGCCACAATGGATGACAAACAAAGCAAGCTGGAGAGTAGGTGGTGTATTTAGTGCCAGCATCACCACTAACAAAGTGTCAAAGATCTTTGCAAAAGCTGTGACacttgccatcatcatcatcatcatcatcatcagcctggttacgcccactgcagggcaaaggcctctcccatacttctccaacaaccccggtcatgtactaattgtggccatgtcgtccctgcaaacttcttaatctcatccgcccacctaactttctgccgccccctgctacgcttcccttcccttggaatccagtccgtaacccttaatgaccatcggttatcttccctccgcattacatgtcctgcccatgcccatttctttttcttgatttcaactaagatgtcattaactcgcgtttgttccctcacccaatctgctcttttcttatcccttaacgttacacccatcattcttctttccatagctcgttgcgtcgtcctcaatttaagtagaacccttttcgtaagcctccaggtttctgccccgtaggtgagtactggtaatacacagctagtatacacttttctcttgagggataatggcaacctgctgttcatgatctgagaatgcctgccaaacacaccccagcccattcttattcttctgattatttccgtctcatgattcggatccgccgtcactacctgccctaagtagatgtattcccttaccacttccagtgcctcactacctattgtaaattgctgttctcttccatcAGCATATTTCGGGGTAAGTGATCACTTTAAGAAAATTACAATATTTTTATACTTTGAAGAgaaacattgaaagaaaaaaaattacatttgtGTCTGCATATTTGTTACATTTGTTCTTAGTTTTAGAGGTGAAAAGTACCACCTGACATAAACATCAACAATGAACTCAGATTAGCTGTGCTGTACATTGGCTGTGTTTTATGCTTGCTGATGCTGTCCATCTTGGCCTTCTTAATGTGATTTAGTTTAAGATAAACAGTAATCCCCTCTTGCCATCAATGTCCAGTAGCTTCATTTTGTAAGTTGAATGCACTAACTTGGCATGAAACCTCCAGCTATTTCGTCATTGTAATAACCCGCCATTAAGAGGTGTGGCCATTGTGACAGCCTGTGTTATCTTATTTTGAGTGCACAAAATGTATTGTAGCCATGCAGGTGTGATCACTGGCACTGACTTGCACCCAATCAGAACTTTGCATTATACTCCTTCCTCATATGAAGTGTTCTGTTCTGACCTCAAGAACCACAAGAACTCACTTTAGGAACAGTAACTTCATTATTATTAATCTTAGAATGAAGTACACACTTATACGAAATCCCCAAGTTGACATGAAACCCTTTAATTGCTCAATTATGGAGGCTAACACCACACAGATTTTATGATGAGGACCATGATGAGGGCAAAAGTGCAGATACCAcatatttttttccttccataaaaGGGAGCTACTGCCACCTCATTGCTTAAACAAGTGCTTCTACAATCAAGTATATGATGTGTAACTGCCAGATTAAGTTTGCAAAGATCCATCGCAAGAAGTTTGCCGTCATCTCCAACtgcttaaatgaaaaaaaaaaattttttttctacggagaaatgaagaaattttaaaAAGTAGACTAGACTAATGCACCGCGATACTCACGTATGTATGGTTAACTGTCCGTTTTCAGACGATGTTCAGGATCGCTCCTGGTTTTAACACAACTGTAATAGAACAGCCCGTTGCCCCTTCGCGCCCAATAAGTGCATCTCTCACCATTATAAGCAGGCATATTCACACTAGGTCATTCACCGGATGAGGAAATATGAAACGAGGGCATTTCCTCGGCGCACCTCTCTCCGATTCCCGTGACTACACACTGCATTTGTATTGTGGGAAGTCTCGGAACCGAATTTTTCCGACCTCacatgtacaagaaaaaaaaaaaagagagagagagagagagcacatcgCATTAAAATACGGCATATGTGCGGGCATAATATGCCCAATCAAACCCTACCTTCTCGGTACCGCGACTAGAGTAGAAGGGTGGTACTTACCGGTTGATCACACCGCAAGCAACGCCTGTGAACCATGGCGAGACACTAAGTGGCCACGCAAGTTTCCCTTTTCGGCAGTCAAAAGTTACCTGAATGATTTTCCGTTCCGCCTTTCGCGTGAATGTAGCGGTACGCTTGAGCAATGTGCGTGGGACGGCTTTTTTTATGCAACACCGTTTGCGTCAGACGCTGAGTAATTTCTCCGAACATTACAGACTGGCTGGAGaaaatgcacctttgttctctGCCCTTTGCTAATAACTAGCGTCTATCACCTGTATGTGATCGAAAAAACATTCGATAGCGCTGCAGATAAGCCGGCGCGCTCGCGAGCGGAATTCCCCGGTCGAATCACGCGCCGTGTGATATGCGCGCGGTGCGCCACTACGTTAACTGTACTTTATCGAGTACGCTGTTCATGGCAGCTTTAAATTTATTTCGCGTCGATCCCGAAGTAACAGCGTCCGTCACTGTTCGTAGATCAATTACTTTTTAGCTCAAATATTTAGGTTTTGAACTAGCACGAGCGAATTCGGTGCATATGGCTTCTTCCCGTGAATCTCGTGCGTGTATGGAAGAGCTTACCGATGCAGAAGAGTGTTGTCACTGTCGTCGCAGTAATAAGGCTGACAAAGGGTTTAGAGACGTAGCAGCTCTAGCCAGCTTAGCGCGATTGGAATCGTGCTACTTCCGTCACAGACAGCACAACTAGGAAGAGGAGTTGTGAAGCATAGAGTAACGGGGTAACTGCAGCATGAGCCGCACGGTACCACTAGATATTCCCGTCGCGTACCCGACATGAAATTGATGCACAAGATCACCGCTGCAGGTGGAAGTGGCGCTCACGTCGGCACCGCTGTTGGGATGCTTGCTAAGCCATTGTAGGCTTTCAGCCTGGCAGCGACGTCCGCAGCGCGTTACGACGGTAGTTGGGACCAACAAACTTTTACAATACAAACCATGCAGGCACCTTTCGGTTGGACATAAAAGGCAAACACTTTATTGCATTGTGGGCCTCTGCAACGGGTACACTTTGACAGGAGGTGGGGGACGTATCTTGCGGCCGCAATAGCCATCTTTACGATGCCAGAAGCCAGAGCGAGGTCGACGACCCAAACGACGCAATCTATTGGGACTCCCAATAGGATAGAAGGTCTCGCGGCGGTTAGCATTGGATGCCTGGCCAACCACAGCCATGCATCGTTCGCTGAGCGACACCTGTAACTTGGATGGCAGCTGGATGATCACGCGGTCTTCGAGCTGCATCAATAAATGCAACATGGATGGTCAAAAGATCAGGGAACGTTGTGAACAgtaatcaagaaaagaaataaatcCCCGCATCAGATGTGGGGcatgagaaagaaaaatgcactgaCCAATAGGCCAAAAGTTGGTGACAATaatgggcctcttcgattattcATCCCCGACAGCACCAGACTGTCAGAGGCAATTCTTTCAGCCAATGAGCGTGGTGTATGCAGCGTTTGGGCAGTTCTGGACAGTCCGGGATGACAAATTGAAGAGGCCCAGTGATGCACCAAGGCAAACTTGCCGGCTGCAGGTTCACCTCAACAGCAGCCAAGAGCAGGAAGTATGGTTTGGTAGAAATGGCATGGTTCGGTGCACATGTGTGTGCATACATTAATGTAGCTGGCAAGAAAGTGTCGCAAAGTGCTTTACTCAGGCAGTTCTCAATAAATACTGCCCCTGCCACAATTTTGCATGCTTCCGCTTCTTTCAAAACTGTGCTGCTGTGAAGATATGGATCAATGTCAGCATTGCTCCACTCGTCATTGAAAAGAGCTCTGGTATCAGCGTGGTGTCGAAAATTGGTTCACTGCATTGataaatctcggaggccacagtaTTGTTCTTCACCAACTTCCCCTTTGCCGACAGCAAACATGTGACGGCAATTATGCAATTTTCACAAACAGTTCATCTACTTGTTGCCAACAAGACCTTAATAACACCCCTTTCTACATAtagcttttttttcccttgcctttTTGACAATTGGAACTCTTACCCAGTTCTACTCATTCCCTGCCATTGAAAAATGGGCTCGAGAAATTAACATTTCGTGCTTTCCAGTCAGTGCTCTTGGTTTCTTTTATTTGCACTTCACCTTTTATAAGAGCTGTAGTGTTAAATGCATTACTTTCATAACAATTTCTGTTCATGTTTTTCATGTGTGCAAACTTTTCCATTGTTTGTTTCCCTCCCCACTCCTGCTACTATAACCCAACAGGGCTGcagtatgttaaaaaaaaaagaagtcaataGCCATTTTGCTTATTGATTTTCACAATAAACACAAAATGAAGGCAGTCTTCCTAGCAAAATTTTATATTAATTTTTGTGTGTAGTACAGTAACAGACAATATACTATATATTTGGTTCTCATGCTCACCAAGGTGTTCAGTGGCTGAGCAGACTTACTACGTTCGAAATGTGCTCCAAGGTGACTGTAACATTACATAATTATCATGAGGTTGGAGCAATTCACTTAATCCCACTGCCTCTTTAGTGCTTGACTTTTACGAATCGATCACATCTTGTGATATACATTCTCTTATAATTAGGTGTGGGTGAATATTTGAAGTTTGAATACGAATAGAATACTACACACTAACTATTCATATTTATAtcctaaaaaagaaaagctattcaGTACTTTAGAATATTCAAAACTGCCCAAATATTTTGTCACAGCCGAACACTAAAGTCAGCTTATGTTCTCAGCCTGCGATACAAAGTATTGCAAATTATCAGACATATGACCAAGACAAAATTTTTCAAAGCAATGCCAAAACAAAATGGacaatgcaagctttgttttcatcTTCCCGGCGGAAGCCTACATGACAATTTATGATTTTTGCTTCTAGTCTGTTGTTCAGTGTTTTTGGCagtcatgtagcagttttatATTTTATGCTACAACCCTGACATTTTCTTTGCAAACAGCCTTTTTACATGTTTCTACGGCACACAAGTACTacagcagctttttctttttccaatcTTCTGAACTCCTTTCGGGCAACCATTTATTTAGTGTTCTTGGAAAGCTATTTCATACAGTAGTCATTCTTTCTTAGAAAACTTGTTTGCAACCAGGATCTAAAGTTGTGGAGAGGCTATTTATGCAGTTCACTTATATGACAATTAGTGATGTTTGGTTTAAAATTGCTCATTTGTCTCTGATAGTTGTATTTTTTACGCCCTTGTCAGTACAGGCATGGGATCCAACTGTACCGAAATAAGCCTTCTTGCTGTAAAGATATGCCTCTGCGTTTGACTATTTGATACTTGCTATTCACATTCGATTTGTATTTGAAAACATTCATATTCGCCCACCTCTGCTAATTATCTTATGTGAGAATGCAATGTGTCTAGTTCATCTGAAAGATACTGTCTAGCGCCAGCTGAAACACTCAGTGTAACAATGTCATTATTTGCTTCTCAGTGTGTCCTGTCTTAGAGGTTGAATTTTGTActcttctatgaaaaaaaaagaaaagaaaaagaagtttagaGGTCTAACATGGCATTGTGCAGAACAAAGCTGTGAATGTCCATTTAATGTGCTATATACAGTCCAATAGGGCAAGAGTTAGGGTTTGTAGTAATAATAAATGTGCTACCATCTGCAAGTAAGATGGTGTGAAAGCTTGTTAATAGGTTTACAGTCAGGCATGTGACATTTCATTCTGCTTTTATTTCTGGTTTTTCATGCCTACATGTGTGCTTCAGTAGACATCTATACAGCTGCTGGCCATCACTTAATTGCCCACTCCGTCTCCCCACAATTtctgctgccaaaaatttaaGCAATGGAAAGTAAAACATGATGCATCGAATATAAACATGGCTGTGCTATTAGGAAACAAAGAAACACGGGTGGAATGCACCTGCAAAAATACTCAAATAAAACTGTACAGGAACCATCGACCATGATGGTCAATATCCTAGTAGgtgaatagccgaacgcttcaagaaagctatttgctttatTAAAGGAGTGAGGCACTTGACGGAGTATATTTGTTGTAGTGAAGATATTTTGGTAGCATTTGTTGTTTCAGTGAGTAATTTCGTAGAGAACAGAGCCATTAACCAGCACATCTGCAGCGGCAGTATAGCTGGTTAACATGTGTGTCTCAAAGAGTTAAAATAGTCGGCACTCGGCTACAAACGTGCCCCGTAACTTGGTCGTGCAAGAGCATGCATCCTTTGCATTAGTGCCTTGCGCTGGTGGCGAAAATTTAACCACCAACCACAAAAACGGGCAAAAGAGTCAAAGGAAGTTATTCGCTTTAAGAGCATTCCATGATGAAAATGCGAAAGGCATACCTTGCGAAGGATCTGAGCAGATGCACCAGCAGCCCGGCACATGACACCTCCTTCACCAGGGAATTTCTCTATGTGGTGCACCAGAGTGGACACTGGCAGAGCACCCAATGGGTGGGCGTCACCATCCTTCGGTTGCACTGGATCAGTGACAGAGCATGCCTTTGGTTATTATAAGATGCACAGTGGgctatgaggcacactgtagtgaaAAGACCCAGCTAAGTTCTGACTacttgggcttctttaacgcATGCCCAAATGCAAGTGCATTTGTGCCAGCAGTTTACATGAATTCACTAGAGGCAACTTCAATCATTCAAGCTAGCTCAGACTGAAGTGCATGCAAATTCCGAGAGTAATGTCCCTGTTTACATGAATTCAATGTGCTAAAATAAGAATGTTATGCGCTGTTGTGACATTCAAGTAACCATAGATGCTGAGGCTGGGAATTGAACCCGCAACCTCATGTTCAGAAGCAGAATGTCATAGCTGCAGCAGTGTATCAGTATATAAAAATGAGTACTGAATGGGCTCCACATCCACAAAACTAATGTTACCCAAATGCCACCTGTGACTGGCTTCAATCGCGGTAATTGTCTGGTGCCCAAATTCTAGCCAATAAAGAATGCTCTTGCATTAGAGATGTTTTGTGAACCTGGGCTCTCTGTTATTCAAAAGTGCAGCCAAAAATATAGCCTTTTTTTATAGGGATTGAAGTCCTCCTGCCTGGCTTTTAGCAGAGGAGTCAGACATGCTGAAGATGAGATATTTTCAAGGTCATTACGCGTAGCCTTTTGAATATGGACAAATGTTGCATTGGGCTGGTAAAATGCAACGAATCCTTTtgataaattctattcattcttTATCATATGCCATTCATGACTGGCCAATCCCAGTGAAGgattgcctctccatgtcagtggaGCACAGCTCAGACCAGTGATAAAGAGTGAAAACAATTAGAATATAATACATGGAGATACGCACCTGGAATACGTGGGATCTCGCCTGAAGTGGTGATGACATCACCAGGCTTGATGCCCTCAGTGGCCGTCAACCATCGCTTACGATCACCGGAGGCCACCAGGGCAAGGCGTGCCGTGCGCAGTGGGTCGTAGCGCACTTGGTACACTCGCTCTTCCAGTTTACTTCCATCTTCTCCAGCTACTCGCTTGTGGTCAATCCAACGAAACCAGCGCTTCATACCTCCTCCAATAGTCCTCACGACCACTTTACCTGCCAACAAAGAGAGCACATCTCACACAGTAATTTTTCCTCCTTCTGTCATAAAACAAGGACTTGCAGCCAGTGATGGTGCTTACGTGTCCGCATTAATATACTAAACTGCCGTCCTTCTTCAATACATCAAGGCTAATATCGTAATCTTAGGCTGCAGATAGCAGATTCGAATTGCGAACAATGGATTAAATGGAATGTAGCATTTTATATGCGTTGAAATGCCCGTGATTTAGGGGCCTGTTCACACGGGTACGATTTCTTAATTAGCGCGACCAAATGCGAGAGCAGTCGAAGTTCCCGCGACACTGTTTGAAATCACCATTAAAGTGCATCCACGCTTGAACACGGTGTTTCTACAATCGACGTGATATCAAACTGAAGTATCGGGTAAAGACAGCTCTGCTCACCTGTTACTGGATCCCGGCCAGCGAGTTTGCGGATCGGCAGCTTTTTAGTCGTGTAGACGCCGTCTTCGGGCAATATTGGCCGCCAGCCGTATTTTCGTGCCTCAGGCCTCTGCACGGTCTCCAGAAGCGGTCGTGGATAACCACGAATCCGACGCGACGCCCGCATGGACTTCAACCGCAGGCTTTGCAGCTGCGTCTCCAACTGAGCCGCAAGCAACGAAGTCGCCGTGCGGGCTATGTTTGCTAGGAGGCTCACCGCCATGGCTTGATGGTCGGTTCACTAGGGCAGTCTGCAACACCAGCAGCAGAGCATTATACAAGCACTGAAACCAATTAGCGAGTACAGTGCGAGCGCTATGCTCAGTGAGAGCGAAACACAACTCATTTTCAGTACAGCTTAAGATTACTCACGATGCCAAAGACGAGATGTAACAAAATGTGAATTGACTTCCTATATGATTCACACATAACCGCGAAAACGAGCGAAGCCCGGTCAAGGAGGCGCTCCGCACATTCGGCAGCCTCACTAATTCGTCCAACACAACATTCGGGTAGAAGGGCCTCTACGAAGGGCTAAACTAGTGTGCGCAAGGTAGGAATACGCACAACAAGCACACGAGCTGCATTCGGTTGGTGATATTACATTGTACAGATTCCAAAGACGCCTACGGGTTCAGCGAGAAGAGcatttgtaaatgtttaaatttCGCAAAACGTATTTACCCTTCAGATCATCCGTGACTGCAGCCGGACACGCGTGTGTCTCCACCCGGCTTCGGCTAGATTTCGTAATGTCTTGTATGGCAACCTTTGGCGGTTGCTGTGTTGCATTTCGGACAGAGAATAATGTGAAAACCAAACTCTATCTAAAAGAAAAGGAAGTACCGACTTTATACATTATTGTTGTCAATTACAGCATGAATAAAGAGCTTCCAAAAAAGTTTTATACTCTTGCTGGCACTAAAGCCACTCCATCCACGAGCAAAACTCGGATGGCGTTCATGGAGGGGTGTTTGGCTGGCACTAGCTGGCACTAACGCCACTAACGCGACATCGGTATTGACACCAAAACACATGTTTGCGGCTGTGcagtctttattctatggctgtgCGCGCTTTCAAAGTTCAACTACTTTGACTTGAAATTCTTACTTCTTTTCTCGCTTGGTTAGCGATCGCCTGTCGTAGCGCACTACGTTCCACAAACGTGTGACGGCAACAATAAGTGTTTCGGCGCTGATGTGAATCGTCATTTTACAATTGACCCGGCGTGCGCCTAGGTTCGAACGTCGTGAAATCGTTTTGGTTGAAAGCTTGAATCGACTCTTCCACAATGGCCGCATCGCTGGAAGGATATGTCAACCGTATCCTTTTTGAAGTTTGTTTTTCCTAGTAAGTATTCATATGTCAAAGTCTGTGCTGGGTTGACGCGGGAATCGCACTTTCGTGTGTACATGTACACTCGCGCATGTTTGGCTCGCAGCCATCAATCCTTCTAATTTTTTGTACATCGTGCTCCAAATTCAGAAATGTACTGCGATTGATTTTGACCATCTGTTCCCCCTAGACAGCCCTTAGTAAGAGAGTTGTTCTGagaggggggaaaaaaaaaagcgccgtgGGGCTGGGGGGCTGcgttcatgtgtgcgtgtgtattgACTGCTTCGTCTTAGTACACTGTACTGTAGTCTTAGCACAAAGTACCGACATTATAGAGACCATATACTACTATGCAAAGACAAACCAAACTATTTACAttcttttaatatatatattttttacaaAATTCTTTTtcatggcctatcccccatagtcgGTTGTTCCATTTCTCAAGGAACGAACTAGTCTACCATACCTCGCCTTTGGTTCTTGCTTTACCCACCGAATTGTTGGTCAAACCCTTATAGTGCatatgagccatgagatgagcggAAAACTAGAACAAACCCATGATGCTAAAGCTTGCATACCATGTAAGTGCCAAAAATTAGTTTTTGTGAGTGCTTTCAGACGCACGGTGTCACACTTATTTGAAGTTCTTGGGACAGCCGGGTCACATGAAATAGCACTTGAGGATAGGCGCTTAAGTTGTGGCAGAGTTACTAAATAATAATGCTTATTCTCTTCACTCCTCAACGCACACATGGATATATGTTTCTTGGGGAATGTTAACAGCCCTAAAATAAGACAACAGTGAAGATATGTACTTTGGGTACCACTGTTTTAATATACCATTAGGGGGGTAGAGGGATTCTGTGCATAATGcacaggatttctttttttttaatagttgCAAAAATATGAAACACTTGGTCATTTTGCATATTTGGTAAGGTTCAAGGTGATTTATTCTATTGTAGCAGAAGTTCACATTTGACACCCAGAGTGACCTATGTTATGTGGATGAAatgtgtggcttttttttttttgtagcaagtGAAGCAGAATGAGTCCTGGACAAATGGGACTCATGGCATGTGGTGTTGATAACTGCAAGGACAACTGCACTTCTAACTTGGAGTTCGAAGGTTAAGCTGTAAAGCTGTCATTCATTAAAGGGGCACTGTAACACTTTTTCAGCATCATAGGAAAATATTTGCCATCTAGACAATACTGCCATGAGCATGCAAGCCAAATCTTATTCCTCTGCATGCCCGCAATCTTGTCCGGGAGATCACATACCCTCTCCTGTGGCTTTTGAGGCCCTCTCTATTGATGTCATAGGCCTATGATGTCATAGTCTTACGACAATCTGTACATGGCAACCACTGGATGATTGTTCATGATCATGGGTTGCTTTCCAGCAGTATCTCACGCATGCATGCATTCATGCCTCTCATTCATGTCCCTTCTAGTAAATGGGGAAGTGGCAGTTAATGTGTTCTGCCCATCCTTCACCGCTTGAACACCTTTGTCAAACACCAACCTTGAAAGGTTAATATAAGTGCACTGCGGAAAGAATAAGTAAAAAAGGAGCACTAGGCGGAACATTGCTCTGACTACTACCTCAGCTGAGAGAAAATCTTGTGTATAGGAAAAATTGGGAATGTAAACATTCCACTCTTTATATCTATTATTAGGTCCAATTAAGAAAATTTCGGCGGTACTGTATTCATTGGAAGGCATCACATCCACTTCATTGCGTTCTCAGTTATGTAGAAAATGTGTTGGCAGGGCCCCTTTAGTTTGCTCCTCCAGCTGGAATCACAAATACCTCATTACTTCCAAGATTTTCCTTAACATTTGTTGTTCAGACACAGTATCAATTATTACTGCTGATGGTCGTCACATAGTGGTAAGTTCATACTGCTGGCAAAATATTGCAGCTGCTATGTCTGTCTGCATGCTCTTGTATTCATTGTAAGTCGCTGGTGGCAAGCCACCTGAATACTTAATGTACAGGTGAGTAGTGCAAGTGTCAAACATTTAATGACGAACATCTGTGATGCAGGGTATctcttgtttttgtgtgtgttatcAACCCTTGCTACTTGCCATTAGCACAGGATATGTGTCATATCTAACTACAGCATGCAGCTGAACTCATATTCTCAAGTTTTTGCTGTGCAACAGTTTAATAAGGCAT
It includes:
- the mRpL2 gene encoding large ribosomal subunit protein uL2m, which translates into the protein MAVSLLANIARTATSLLAAQLETQLQSLRLKSMRASRRIRGYPRPLLETVQRPEARKYGWRPILPEDGVYTTKKLPIRKLAGRDPVTGKVVVRTIGGGMKRWFRWIDHKRVAGEDGSKLEERVYQVRYDPLRTARLALVASGDRKRWLTATEGIKPGDVITTSGEIPRIPVQPKDGDAHPLGALPVSTLVHHIEKFPGEGGVMCRAAGASAQILRKLEDRVIIQLPSKLQVSLSERCMAVVGQASNANRRETFYPIGSPNRLRRLGRRPRSGFWHRKDGYCGRKIRPPPPVKVYPLQRPTMQ